One genomic region from Phycodurus eques isolate BA_2022a chromosome 16, UOR_Pequ_1.1, whole genome shotgun sequence encodes:
- the LOC133415046 gene encoding diacylglycerol kinase eta-like produces MKGSVRGTETSLSRTQGYNPPSRIGREVHGPSPNAPLRPPVPGDAPDPRGRQDHKLVEQELAHAVNASATVLTKAKLSSPEFWSRSTAVEIVNSSKVLQAETTMLLDGKHLSEFPEEEGLRFTLNSLSAELHKLDDIHRICPLTHCAEEEHGMSSVRLLKQNRQATDDLFRPLTLTAASEEMPSSYLPAPAVLTAA; encoded by the exons aTGAAGGGTTCGGTGAGGGGAACCGAGACCTCCCTCTCCCGGACACAGGGATataatcccccttccaggatcggGAGGGAGGTGCACGGTCCTTCCCCCAACGCTCCCCTCCGTCCTCCCGTTCCCGGTGACGCGCCT GATCCGCGAGGCCGCCAAGACCACAAGCTGGTGGAGCAGGAGCTGGCACACGCTGTCAACGCCAGCGCCACGGTGCTGACCAAGGCCAAGCTGTCCAGCCCTGAG ttttggaGTCGCAGCACAGCCGTGGAAATTGTCAACAGCAGCAAAGTTCTCCAGGCAGAGACAACCATGCTTCTGGATGGAAAACATCTG TCCGAGTTCCCTGAGGAAGAGGGGCTCCGCTTCACCCTGAACAGCCTGAGTGCTGAGCTCCACAAACTGGATGACATCCACAGGATCTGTCCACTCACGCACTGTGCCGAGGAG GAACACGGGATGTCAAGTGTACGACTCCTGAAGCAGAATCGCCAGGCAACCGATGATCTTTTCCGGCCCCTAACCTTGACCGCCGCGAGTGAGGAGATGCCGTCGTCTTATCTGCCTGCACCCGCTGTCCTGACTGCGGCGTAG